AACCCTATGGAGGCAGTTATGAACGCGACATTTCGCCACATTGCAGCGGCAACCGCCCTGGCCTGTGCCGTCATCCTGGGTCCTCAGGCGGCCAAGGCCGACCTGCTGGCCGACGTTAAGGCCAAAGGAGAGATCGTTATCGGCACCGAGGCCCGCTACGCTCCCTTTGAGTACATGGAGGACGGCAAAATCGTCGGCTACAGCGCGGACCTGCTTGCGCTGATCATGAAAGACATGCCCGGCGTCAAGGTAAAGCGGGTGGACATCCCCTTCCAGGGCATCCTGCCCGGCCTGAGCGCCAAAAAATTCGACTATATCGTCACCTCGGTTACCGCCACCAAGGAGCGCTACGCCCGCTACGCCCTGAGCGTGCCCATTGCCGACGCCACCGTGGCCATGCTGGTGCGCGCGGACAGCCCTTGCACCAAGCCGGAAGACCTGCTCGGCAAAACCGTGGGCAGCCAGACCGGTTCGGCGCAGATCGCCGCTTTGCGGCAGTTTGCCGAAAAGATGGGCGGCAAGGACAAAATCAAGGCCAAGGAATATGTAGCCTTTGATGAAGCCTACGCCGACCTCGCCGCCGGACGGCTTGACGGCGTGGCCCAGTCCTTCCCCAACCTGGCGGACGTCATCAAGCGCCGCCCGGGCGTGTTCAAAATCATCACGCCCCCCTTCGGACCCAAGGTCTATTTCTCCTGGGCCGGGCGCAAGGATGCCGACAGTGCTTCGCTGGTGGCCTTTTTTGATGAAGGCCTGCGCAAGCTCATGGCCAGCGGCAAGATGAAAGAGCTGCAACAGAAGTGGTTCGGATTCAGCATGGACGTGCCCACCACCCTGCCGGTTCCCGTACAATAGCCTTCTTTGACAACGCCGCCCCTCGCCCGGAGTTCCGGCCCCCCCCCCAGGCCGGAACTCCGGGAAGCAAAGGAGAAATAAGAATGTGCCCGGTCAACTCTCTGGAATCCCCCCGCTTTTGCGGCATCCGCACCTTTATGCGTCAGCCCGCGGCCGCGGCCGGGGCAGCGCCGGCCGACGTTTCCATCATCGGCGTGCCCTTTGACAGCGGCGTCTCCTACAGGCCCGGCACACGTTTTGGCCCGGCTGCCGTCCGCGAGGCCTCAACGCTGCTCAAACCCTACTCGCCGGAACTGGACGTGGACGTGACCGAAGCGTTCAGCATTGCGGACCATGGCGACATAGACACCATCCCCGGCTATATGGAGGAAAGTTTTACG
This sequence is a window from Desulfovibrio legallii. Protein-coding genes within it:
- a CDS encoding transporter substrate-binding domain-containing protein; its protein translation is MNATFRHIAAATALACAVILGPQAAKADLLADVKAKGEIVIGTEARYAPFEYMEDGKIVGYSADLLALIMKDMPGVKVKRVDIPFQGILPGLSAKKFDYIVTSVTATKERYARYALSVPIADATVAMLVRADSPCTKPEDLLGKTVGSQTGSAQIAALRQFAEKMGGKDKIKAKEYVAFDEAYADLAAGRLDGVAQSFPNLADVIKRRPGVFKIITPPFGPKVYFSWAGRKDADSASLVAFFDEGLRKLMASGKMKELQQKWFGFSMDVPTTLPVPVQ